Proteins encoded in a region of the Sphingomonas sp. HMP9 genome:
- the rplC gene encoding 50S ribosomal protein L3 codes for MRTGVIAKKMGMTRLFQEDGRHVPVTVLALEGNQVVSVREMDRDGYTAVQLGAGVAKSKNVAKPQRGHFGKAEVEPKAVVHEFRVNADGLLDVGAEISADHYVAGQIVDIQGKTQGKGFQGGMKRWGFGGLRATHGVSVSHRSLGSTGQRQDPGKVFKNKKMAGHMGDKYRTQQNLEIVSTDVERGLLFVKGSVPGSKGGWLFVKDSVKVARHADAPFPAGLKATNSNTAADTPAETTDAPAADGQEG; via the coding sequence ATGCGTACTGGCGTGATCGCGAAGAAAATGGGGATGACCCGCCTGTTCCAGGAAGATGGTCGGCACGTGCCGGTCACCGTTCTGGCACTCGAAGGCAATCAGGTCGTTTCCGTTCGCGAAATGGATCGTGACGGCTACACTGCCGTCCAGCTTGGTGCAGGTGTCGCCAAGTCGAAGAATGTTGCAAAGCCGCAGCGCGGCCATTTCGGCAAGGCCGAAGTGGAGCCCAAGGCTGTCGTCCATGAGTTCCGTGTGAATGCTGACGGCCTGCTCGACGTTGGTGCCGAGATTTCGGCAGACCACTACGTCGCAGGTCAGATCGTCGATATCCAGGGCAAGACCCAGGGTAAGGGCTTCCAGGGCGGTATGAAGCGTTGGGGCTTCGGCGGTCTGCGGGCAACCCACGGCGTGTCGGTCTCGCACCGTTCGCTCGGTTCGACCGGTCAGCGCCAGGATCCGGGCAAGGTCTTCAAGAACAAGAAGATGGCCGGCCACATGGGCGACAAGTATCGCACCCAGCAGAACCTCGAGATCGTATCGACGGACGTCGAGCGTGGTCTCCTGTTCGTCAAGGGTTCGGTTCCTGGCTCCAAGGGTGGCTGGCTCTTCGTCAAGGACTCGGTGAAGGTCGCGCGCCACGCCGACGCACCGTTCCCCGCCGGTCTCAAGGCCACCAACAGCAACACTGCAGCAGACACGCCGGCCGAAACGACCGACGCACCTGCAGCCGACGGCCAGGAGGGCTGA
- the rplO gene encoding 50S ribosomal protein L15: protein MKLNELRDNEGARKSKMRVGRGIGSGKGKTGGRGQKGQKSREGVSIAGFEGGQMPLHMRLPKRGFNNIFRKDFAEVNLGAIQLAVDAGKIEANATLDHDAMKAAGLARGGKDGVRLLAKGELTTVLSFTVDGASKGAIEAVEKIGGKVEVIHFVPAAEKAAAKKGVKYKERAAHKASFKA from the coding sequence ATGAAGCTCAACGAACTCCGCGATAACGAAGGTGCCCGTAAGTCCAAGATGCGCGTCGGACGCGGCATCGGCTCGGGCAAGGGCAAGACCGGCGGCCGCGGCCAGAAGGGCCAGAAGAGCCGCGAGGGCGTGTCCATCGCCGGCTTCGAAGGCGGCCAGATGCCGCTCCACATGCGTCTGCCGAAGCGCGGCTTCAACAACATCTTCCGCAAGGACTTCGCAGAGGTCAACCTCGGCGCGATCCAGCTCGCGGTCGATGCCGGCAAGATCGAGGCGAACGCCACGCTCGACCACGACGCAATGAAGGCCGCTGGCCTGGCGCGCGGCGGCAAGGACGGCGTCCGCCTCCTCGCCAAGGGCGAGCTGACCACGGTCCTCTCGTTCACCGTCGACGGCGCGTCGAAGGGCGCGATCGAAGCGGTCGAGAAGATCGGCGGCAAGGTCGAGGTGATCCACTTCGTCCCCGCCGCCGAGAAGGCTGCCGCCAAGAAGGGCGTGAAGTACAAGGAGCGTGCGGCGCACAAGGCGTCGTTCAAGGCCTGA
- the rplD gene encoding 50S ribosomal protein L4 — translation MKIKVSSFAGTDAADIELNDEVFGLDPRADILHRVVTWQLEKRRETARGTRERADVARTGKKFGRQKGGGTARHGDRRAPVFIGGGKAHGARVRDFNPSLNKKVRSLGLRMALSSHAKAGSLVIMDSLAVEGGKTKTLLGDLAKLGFGKRALVIDGDMVDTSFAFAAGNLYEVNVMPAAGANVYDILKHDTLVLTRAAVEKLEARFHG, via the coding sequence GTGAAGATCAAGGTTTCATCTTTCGCCGGTACCGACGCTGCGGACATCGAGCTCAACGACGAGGTCTTCGGCCTCGATCCGCGCGCCGACATCCTGCACCGTGTCGTCACCTGGCAGCTCGAGAAGCGTCGTGAGACGGCTCGCGGCACCCGTGAGCGCGCAGACGTTGCCCGCACCGGCAAGAAGTTCGGTCGCCAGAAGGGCGGCGGTACGGCTCGTCACGGCGATCGTCGCGCACCTGTGTTCATCGGTGGTGGTAAGGCTCACGGCGCCCGCGTCCGTGACTTCAACCCGTCGTTGAACAAGAAGGTTCGCTCGCTCGGTCTGCGCATGGCGCTCAGCAGCCACGCCAAGGCGGGTTCGCTGGTCATCATGGACAGCCTAGCTGTCGAGGGTGGCAAGACCAAGACGCTGCTCGGCGATCTCGCAAAGCTCGGCTTCGGCAAGCGTGCGCTCGTCATCGACGGCGACATGGTCGACACCAGCTTCGCATTCGCTGCGGGCAACCTGTACGAAGTGAACGTGATGCCGGCAGCCGGCGCCAACGTTTACGACATCCTGAAGCATGACACGCTGGTGCTGACGCGCGCCGCTGTCGAAAAGCTGGAGGCGCGCTTCCATGGCTAA
- the rpmC gene encoding 50S ribosomal protein L29 encodes MARIDDMKSKSADQLSESLGELKREQFNLRFQAATNQLEKPSRVREVRRDIARIKTLQAQRTSADAAK; translated from the coding sequence ATGGCTCGTATCGATGACATGAAGTCCAAGAGCGCCGACCAGCTGTCGGAGTCGCTCGGCGAACTGAAGCGCGAGCAGTTCAACCTGCGCTTCCAGGCCGCCACGAACCAGCTCGAAAAGCCGAGCCGCGTTCGTGAGGTCCGCCGCGACATCGCTCGCATCAAGACCCTGCAGGCTCAGCGCACCAGCGCTGACGCCGCGAAGTAA
- the rplP gene encoding 50S ribosomal protein L16 — MLQPKKTKFRKAFKGKISGDAKSGFSLNFGSYGLKAMEPDRITARQIEAARRAITRHMKRQGRLWIRIFPDLPVSGKPAEVRMGKGKGAPEYWAARVKPGRILFELDGVDGKIAAEAFERAAMKLPIKVKVVARLGDTSHLGGE; from the coding sequence ATGCTGCAACCAAAAAAGACCAAGTTCCGGAAGGCCTTCAAGGGCAAGATTTCGGGCGACGCCAAGAGTGGCTTCTCGCTCAATTTCGGCTCCTACGGCCTCAAGGCGATGGAACCCGACCGGATCACCGCACGTCAGATCGAGGCGGCCCGCCGCGCGATCACGCGTCACATGAAGCGCCAGGGGCGTTTGTGGATCCGCATTTTCCCAGACCTTCCGGTCTCGGGAAAGCCAGCCGAAGTCCGCATGGGCAAGGGCAAGGGCGCGCCGGAATATTGGGCCGCTCGCGTCAAGCCGGGTCGGATCCTGTTCGAGCTCGACGGCGTCGACGGCAAGATTGCCGCTGAGGCATTCGAGCGGGCGGCCATGAAGCTGCCGATCAAGGTCAAGGTCGTTGCCCGTCTGGGCGACACCTCACATCTGGGAGGCGAGTAA
- the rplF gene encoding 50S ribosomal protein L6 yields the protein MSRIGKKPITVPAGITPSIANKQLTVKGPKGTLTMPLRDEISYTLEDGGISVQPANDTKRARAFWGMQRTMVQNLVTGVSEGFTKKLLITGVGYRAAAQGRNLKLQLGYSHDVNIDVPEGIEVKTPDNTTIEISGSDKQMVGQLAAEIRQWRKPEPYKGKGIKYDGEFIFRKEGKKK from the coding sequence ATGAGCCGCATTGGTAAGAAGCCAATCACGGTACCCGCCGGCATCACGCCGTCGATCGCCAACAAGCAGCTGACCGTGAAGGGCCCCAAGGGCACGCTCACGATGCCGCTGCGCGACGAGATCAGCTACACGCTCGAAGACGGCGGCATTTCGGTGCAGCCGGCCAACGACACCAAGCGCGCTCGCGCGTTCTGGGGCATGCAGCGGACCATGGTGCAGAACCTGGTCACCGGCGTGTCGGAGGGCTTCACCAAGAAGCTGCTGATCACCGGCGTCGGCTATCGTGCCGCAGCCCAGGGTCGCAACCTCAAGCTGCAGCTCGGCTACAGCCATGACGTCAACATCGACGTGCCGGAGGGGATCGAAGTCAAGACCCCCGACAACACGACGATCGAGATCTCGGGTTCGGACAAGCAGATGGTCGGCCAGCTGGCCGCGGAGATTCGTCAGTGGCGCAAGCCCGAGCCTTACAAGGGCAAGGGCATCAAGTACGACGGCGAGTTCATCTTCCGCAAGGAAGGGAAGAAGAAGTAA
- the rpsQ gene encoding 30S ribosomal protein S17: MPKRVLTGLVVSDKGNKTVVVNVERKVKHPLYGKIIRRSKKYHAHDEGNEFKQGETVRIEETAPISKLKTWKVIERVNTHATPERASAEG; the protein is encoded by the coding sequence ATGCCGAAGCGCGTGCTGACCGGTCTGGTCGTGTCCGACAAGGGCAACAAGACGGTGGTCGTGAACGTCGAGCGTAAGGTGAAGCACCCGCTCTACGGGAAGATCATCCGTCGCTCGAAGAAGTATCATGCCCATGACGAGGGCAATGAGTTCAAGCAGGGCGAGACGGTTCGGATCGAAGAGACCGCACCGATCTCCAAGCTGAAGACCTGGAAGGTGATCGAGCGGGTCAATACCCACGCGACGCCGGAACGGGCTTCGGCCGAGGGCTGA
- the rplV gene encoding 50S ribosomal protein L22 codes for MSKQVSPRKVADNEALSVGTQIRGSAQKLGLVAALIRGKKVGDAMNILAFSTKGMAIEARKVLASAIANAENNHNLDVDSLVVAEASVGKSITMKRFATRGRGKSTRILKPFSRLRIVVREQEEA; via the coding sequence ATGTCTAAGCAAGTCAGCCCGCGCAAGGTCGCGGACAACGAGGCGCTTTCGGTCGGTACGCAGATTCGCGGTTCGGCACAGAAGCTCGGCCTCGTCGCTGCGCTCATCCGTGGCAAGAAGGTCGGCGATGCGATGAACATCCTCGCCTTCTCGACCAAGGGCATGGCGATCGAAGCCCGCAAGGTGCTGGCCTCGGCCATCGCCAATGCGGAGAACAACCACAACCTCGACGTCGACTCGCTGGTCGTCGCCGAGGCATCGGTTGGCAAGTCGATCACGATGAAGCGTTTCGCTACTCGCGGCCGCGGCAAGTCGACCCGCATCCTCAAGCCATTCAGCCGTCTGCGCATCGTCGTGCGCGAGCAGGAAGAAGCATAA
- the rpsH gene encoding 30S ribosomal protein S8, protein MAVTDPLGDLLTRIRNGQRAKKDSVLTPASKLRVRVLDVLQREGYIRGYSEEQMGPAAGLRIELKYFEGQPAIKHVARVSKPGRRVYSGSQELPRVRNGLGITIVSTPRGVLSDSEAREQNVGGEVLAEVF, encoded by the coding sequence ATGGCAGTGACCGATCCCCTGGGTGATTTGCTCACCCGTATCCGCAATGGCCAGCGCGCGAAGAAGGACTCTGTCCTGACGCCGGCGTCGAAGCTGCGCGTCCGCGTGCTCGACGTTCTGCAGCGTGAAGGCTATATCCGTGGCTATAGCGAAGAGCAGATGGGCCCCGCGGCCGGCCTTCGCATCGAGCTGAAGTATTTCGAGGGCCAGCCTGCGATCAAGCATGTCGCACGCGTCTCGAAGCCCGGCCGTCGCGTCTATTCCGGCTCGCAGGAACTCCCGCGCGTCCGTAACGGCCTCGGCATCACCATCGTCTCGACGCCCCGCGGCGTGCTTTCGGATTCCGAAGCACGTGAGCAGAACGTCGGCGGCGAAGTCCTCGCGGAGGTGTTCTGA
- the rpmD gene encoding 50S ribosomal protein L30: protein MATIKITQTGSPIRREKDQRATLVGLGLNKMHKTRELEDSPEVRGMIRKVQHMVSVEG from the coding sequence ATGGCTACCATCAAGATCACGCAGACCGGTTCGCCGATCCGCCGCGAGAAGGATCAGCGCGCAACGCTGGTCGGTCTCGGCCTGAACAAGATGCACAAGACCCGCGAGCTGGAAGACAGCCCAGAGGTCCGCGGCATGATCCGCAAGGTGCAGCACATGGTATCCGTCGAGGGCTGA
- a CDS encoding 50S ribosomal protein L23: protein MAKKQKAGIDNRHYDVILAPHITEKTTTLSEFNAVVFKVSNDATKPEIKAAVEALFDVNVVGVNTLVQKGKTKKWKGTNYSRSDMKKAIVTLKDGQSIDVTTGI from the coding sequence ATGGCTAAGAAGCAGAAGGCGGGCATCGATAATCGTCATTACGACGTTATCCTGGCCCCGCACATCACCGAGAAGACGACGACTCTGTCGGAGTTCAACGCGGTTGTGTTCAAGGTGTCCAACGACGCCACGAAGCCCGAGATCAAGGCGGCCGTCGAGGCGCTGTTCGACGTGAACGTCGTCGGCGTGAACACGCTCGTCCAGAAGGGCAAGACCAAGAAGTGGAAGGGCACGAACTACTCGCGCTCGGACATGAAAAAGGCAATCGTGACGTTGAAGGACGGTCAGTCCATCGACGTGACGACGGGGATCTGA
- the rpsE gene encoding 30S ribosomal protein S5 — protein MADENNTPAVIAPETTAQDVTAQAVPQSTGYQGNNGGGRGRPGGGGGGGRGGPGGGRSGGPGGNRGGRDGGRGGRDNRGGRPGSDDGGEELIEKLVHINRVSKTVKGGKRFGFAALVVVGDGKGRAGFGHGKAREVPEAISKATAAAKKKMVRVPLKDGRTLHHDGNGHFGAGKVTLRSAPQGTGIIAGGPMRAVFESLGVADVVTKSVGTSNPYNMIRATFEALGEQTSPKAVAQRRGKKIADLLGHGGSKTAEADAAAITE, from the coding sequence ATGGCTGACGAAAACAACACGCCAGCGGTAATCGCACCCGAGACGACCGCACAGGACGTCACGGCTCAGGCTGTGCCGCAGAGCACGGGCTATCAGGGCAACAACGGCGGTGGCCGTGGTCGTCCTGGTGGCGGCGGCGGTGGCGGTCGTGGTGGCCCCGGTGGCGGTCGCAGCGGTGGCCCGGGCGGCAACCGCGGTGGTCGTGACGGCGGTCGCGGTGGTCGTGACAATCGTGGCGGTCGTCCGGGTTCGGACGATGGCGGCGAAGAGCTGATCGAGAAGCTGGTGCACATCAACCGCGTCTCGAAGACGGTCAAGGGCGGTAAGCGCTTCGGCTTTGCAGCACTCGTCGTCGTCGGCGATGGCAAGGGTCGTGCAGGCTTCGGACATGGCAAGGCACGCGAAGTGCCGGAAGCCATCTCGAAGGCGACGGCTGCTGCCAAGAAGAAGATGGTTCGCGTTCCGCTCAAGGACGGTCGCACGCTGCATCATGACGGCAACGGTCACTTCGGTGCCGGCAAGGTCACGCTGCGGTCGGCGCCTCAGGGTACGGGCATCATCGCCGGTGGCCCGATGCGCGCCGTCTTCGAATCGCTGGGCGTTGCGGACGTTGTGACCAAGTCGGTCGGCACGTCGAACCCCTACAACATGATCCGCGCAACGTTCGAAGCCCTTGGTGAGCAGACCTCGCCCAAGGCCGTCGCACAGCGTCGCGGCAAGAAGATCGCCGACCTGCTCGGCCATGGTGGTTCGAAGACCGCCGAGGCCGATGCAGCTGCGATCACGGAGTAA
- the rpsJ gene encoding 30S ribosomal protein S10 yields MDSNIRIRLKAFDHRVLDQATGDIADTARRTGALIRGPIPLPTRIEKFTVNRGPHIDKKSREQFEVRTYKRMLDIVQPTPQTVDALMKLDLAAGVDVEIKLA; encoded by the coding sequence ATGGACAGCAATATCCGCATTCGTCTGAAGGCGTTCGATCACCGTGTGCTCGATCAGGCCACTGGCGACATCGCCGACACCGCACGCCGCACCGGCGCGCTCATCCGCGGTCCGATTCCCCTCCCGACGCGCATCGAAAAGTTCACCGTGAACCGCGGCCCGCACATCGACAAGAAGTCGCGCGAGCAGTTCGAGGTGCGCACGTACAAGCGTATGCTGGATATCGTCCAGCCGACGCCGCAGACGGTCGATGCGCTGATGAAGCTCGACCTCGCCGCAGGGGTGGACGTAGAGATCAAGTTGGCCTAA
- the rplN gene encoding 50S ribosomal protein L14, translating into MIQMQSNLDVADNSGAKRVQCIKVLGGSKRRVAGVGDIIVVSIKEAQPRGRVKKGDVHRAVIVRTAKDIRRADGTVIRFDGNAAVLVNKNEEPIGTRIFGPVVRELRGKKHMKIISLAPEVL; encoded by the coding sequence ATGATCCAGATGCAGTCCAATCTCGACGTCGCTGACAACAGCGGCGCGAAGCGGGTGCAGTGCATCAAGGTGCTTGGGGGTTCCAAGCGTCGTGTTGCAGGCGTTGGCGACATCATCGTCGTCAGCATCAAGGAAGCGCAGCCACGTGGCCGTGTGAAGAAGGGCGACGTTCACCGCGCGGTGATCGTGCGTACCGCCAAGGATATCCGCCGTGCAGACGGTACGGTCATCCGCTTCGACGGCAATGCCGCGGTGCTGGTCAACAAGAACGAGGAGCCGATCGGCACCCGTATCTTCGGTCCAGTCGTTCGCGAGCTGCGCGGCAAGAAGCACATGAAGATCATCAGCCTCGCGCCGGAGGTGCTGTAA
- the rpsS gene encoding 30S ribosomal protein S19 produces MARSVWKGPFVDLHLLKKAETAQDTNARSPIKTWSRRSTILPSFVGLTFNVYNGRKFVPVSVNEDMVGMKLGEFAPTRYFPGHSADKKGKR; encoded by the coding sequence ATGGCTCGTTCAGTCTGGAAGGGCCCCTTCGTGGACCTTCATCTGCTCAAGAAGGCAGAAACCGCCCAGGACACCAACGCGCGTTCGCCGATCAAGACTTGGTCGCGTCGCTCGACGATCCTGCCGTCGTTCGTGGGCCTCACGTTCAACGTGTATAACGGCCGCAAGTTCGTGCCGGTCTCGGTCAACGAGGACATGGTCGGGATGAAGCTGGGCGAGTTCGCGCCTACGCGCTACTTCCCCGGCCACTCCGCCGACAAGAAGGGCAAGCGCTGA
- the rplE gene encoding 50S ribosomal protein L5, translated as MRKLYDETIIKAMVEKFGYKNVMEIPRLDKIVLNMGVGEATQDKKKVDQAASEMELIAGQKPVVTKAKKSIAQFKLREGMPIGVKVTLRRERMYEFLDRFITIALPRVRDFRGLNPKSFDGRGNYACGIKEQIVFPEISYDRVDKVRGMDVIVTTTAKTDDEARELLRLFGFPFPIEDDAADEKKAA; from the coding sequence ATGCGCAAGCTGTACGACGAGACGATCATCAAGGCGATGGTCGAGAAGTTCGGCTACAAGAACGTCATGGAGATCCCGCGGCTCGACAAGATCGTGCTGAACATGGGCGTCGGCGAAGCTACGCAGGACAAGAAGAAGGTCGACCAGGCTGCTTCCGAAATGGAGTTGATCGCCGGCCAGAAGCCTGTCGTGACGAAGGCCAAGAAGTCGATTGCGCAGTTCAAGCTGCGTGAAGGCATGCCGATCGGCGTGAAGGTCACCCTTCGCCGCGAACGGATGTACGAGTTTCTCGACCGTTTCATCACGATCGCTCTTCCCCGCGTCCGCGATTTTCGTGGCCTCAACCCGAAGAGCTTCGATGGCCGTGGCAACTATGCCTGCGGTATCAAGGAGCAGATCGTGTTCCCAGAAATCAGCTATGACCGGGTCGACAAGGTCCGCGGCATGGATGTGATCGTGACGACGACCGCAAAGACCGACGACGAGGCTCGCGAGCTTCTGCGTCTGTTCGGTTTCCCGTTCCCGATCGAAGACGACGCTGCCGACGAGAAGAAGGCAGCGTAA
- the rplX gene encoding 50S ribosomal protein L24, protein MATQRIKKGDKVIILSGKDKGKTGEVTVSMPKTDKVVVSGVNIAVRHTKPTQGDPQGGLIRKEAPMHVSKVAHVTADGKPTRVRFETQDGKKVRVAVKTGDKING, encoded by the coding sequence ATGGCTACCCAGCGTATCAAGAAGGGTGACAAGGTCATCATCCTGTCCGGCAAGGACAAGGGCAAGACCGGTGAAGTTACCGTTTCCATGCCAAAGACCGACAAGGTCGTCGTTTCGGGCGTGAACATCGCCGTGCGCCATACCAAGCCGACTCAGGGTGACCCGCAGGGTGGCCTGATCCGCAAGGAAGCACCGATGCACGTCTCGAAGGTCGCGCACGTGACCGCCGACGGCAAGCCGACCCGCGTCCGTTTCGAGACGCAGGATGGCAAGAAGGTCCGCGTGGCCGTCAAGACCGGGGATAAGATCAATGGTTGA
- a CDS encoding endonuclease domain-containing protein, with the protein MTPPEIALWLALRGNGEGLRFRKQHAAGPYVLDFYCAPARLAIEVDGEAHNHGDRPERDATRDAWLIAQNIHVLHYSAREMLANLDDVVRQITSVAVERRATIQS; encoded by the coding sequence ATGACCCCGCCTGAGATAGCCCTCTGGCTAGCACTACGCGGTAACGGAGAAGGCCTCCGCTTCCGAAAGCAACACGCCGCAGGCCCCTACGTCCTCGACTTCTACTGCGCCCCAGCCCGACTCGCGATTGAAGTCGATGGCGAAGCCCACAACCACGGCGACCGTCCCGAACGAGACGCAACGCGCGACGCCTGGCTAATCGCCCAAAACATCCACGTCCTCCACTACTCAGCCCGCGAAATGCTAGCCAATCTCGACGACGTCGTCCGCCAGATCACATCCGTCGCAGTCGAACGGCGAGCCACCATACAGAGCTAA
- the rplB gene encoding 50S ribosomal protein L2, producing the protein MALKHYNPTSPARRGLILVDKSSLWKGRPVKALTEGKHKTGGRNNKGHVTSRGIAGGHKQKYRYIDFKRRKWDVEGTVERIEYDPNRTAFIALVKYPDEELAYILAPQRLAVGDKVLAAKKTDVKPGNAMELGQMPVGTIVHNVEMKPMKGGQIARSAGTYVQVVGRDKGMVMVRLNSGEQRYIRSDCMATVGAVSNPDNQNQNLGKAGRSRWMGIRPLTRGVAKNPVDHPHGGGEGRTSGGRHPVTPWGKPTKGARTRHNKSTDKMIIRSRHSTKRKG; encoded by the coding sequence ATGGCACTCAAGCATTATAATCCAACATCGCCGGCACGCCGCGGTCTCATCCTGGTCGACAAGTCGTCGCTCTGGAAGGGTCGCCCCGTCAAGGCGCTGACCGAAGGCAAGCACAAGACCGGCGGTCGTAACAACAAGGGCCATGTGACCTCGCGCGGCATCGCCGGCGGTCACAAGCAGAAGTACCGCTACATCGACTTCAAGCGTCGCAAGTGGGACGTCGAAGGCACCGTCGAGCGGATCGAGTATGATCCCAACCGCACCGCGTTCATTGCCCTGGTCAAGTACCCGGACGAGGAACTCGCCTACATCCTGGCGCCGCAGCGTCTGGCCGTCGGCGACAAGGTTCTCGCGGCCAAGAAGACCGACGTGAAGCCAGGCAATGCCATGGAACTCGGTCAGATGCCGGTCGGCACCATCGTCCACAACGTGGAGATGAAGCCGATGAAGGGTGGCCAGATCGCCCGTTCGGCCGGCACGTACGTGCAGGTCGTCGGTCGCGACAAGGGCATGGTGATGGTCCGCCTGAACTCGGGCGAGCAGCGCTACATCCGCAGCGATTGCATGGCGACGGTTGGCGCGGTCTCGAACCCCGACAACCAGAACCAGAACCTGGGCAAGGCAGGTCGTTCGCGCTGGATGGGTATCCGTCCGCTGACCCGCGGCGTCGCCAAGAACCCGGTCGACCATCCGCACGGCGGTGGTGAAGGCCGTACCTCGGGTGGCCGTCATCCGGTTACGCCTTGGGGCAAGCCGACGAAGGGTGCGCGCACGCGTCATAACAAGTCGACCGACAAGATGATCATCCGGTCGCGTCATTCGACGAAGAGGAAGGGCTAA
- the rpsN gene encoding 30S ribosomal protein S14 has translation MAKLSSVNKNERRKRMVKQYAPKYAALKAIAADKTLDDGERLIARLKMAALPRNANPTRIRNRCELTGRPRAYYRKFRLCRIQLRDLANKGLIPGVTKSSW, from the coding sequence ATGGCGAAACTGAGTTCAGTCAACAAGAACGAGCGCCGCAAGCGCATGGTCAAGCAGTATGCCCCGAAGTACGCGGCACTGAAGGCAATCGCAGCGGACAAGACGCTCGACGATGGTGAGCGTTTGATCGCTCGCCTCAAGATGGCGGCACTGCCGCGCAACGCGAACCCGACCCGCATCCGTAACCGGTGCGAGCTAACCGGTCGCCCGCGCGCTTATTACCGCAAGTTCCGGCTCTGCCGTATTCAGCTGCGCGATCTGGCCAACAAGGGCCTGATCCCCGGCGTCACGAAGTCGAGCTGGTAA
- the rplR gene encoding 50S ribosomal protein L18, whose translation MTKGLSLFAKRRRRNRTALRARAGSRPRLSVHRSGKHIYAQVIDDAAGTTVASASTLEKDVRGTSGANIDAATSVGKRVAEAAKAAGVTQVVFDRGGFLYHGRVKALADAAREAGLEF comes from the coding sequence ATGACCAAGGGACTTTCTCTTTTCGCCAAGCGGCGTCGCCGCAACCGTACCGCGTTGCGTGCGCGCGCTGGCAGCCGTCCGCGGTTGTCGGTGCATCGCTCGGGCAAGCACATCTATGCTCAGGTGATCGACGATGCCGCAGGCACGACGGTCGCTTCGGCCTCGACGCTGGAGAAGGACGTGCGCGGCACGTCCGGCGCCAACATCGACGCGGCGACTTCGGTCGGCAAGCGCGTCGCCGAGGCTGCCAAGGCGGCGGGCGTGACTCAGGTCGTGTTCGATCGCGGCGGCTTCCTCTACCACGGTCGCGTGAAGGCTCTTGCCGATGCCGCGCGCGAAGCCGGATTGGAGTTCTAA
- the rpsC gene encoding 30S ribosomal protein S3, giving the protein MGQKSNPIGLRLQINRTWDSRWYAEGADYGRLLLEDLKIRAFIMKTLPQAAISKVVIERPAKLARISIFAARPGVIIGKKGADIEKLRSTIGKMTSSTVSLNIVEIRKPEVDARLVAQGIADQLERRIAFRRAMKRAVQSAMRLGAEGIRVNCGGRLGGAEIARSESYREGRVPLHTLRANIDYAEATAHTSYGVCGVKVWVFKGEILGNDPTSYDRIMMEAQTSGVRPQRDDRR; this is encoded by the coding sequence ATGGGTCAGAAGAGCAACCCCATCGGTCTGCGTCTGCAGATCAACCGTACCTGGGATAGCCGCTGGTACGCCGAAGGCGCCGACTATGGTCGGCTCCTGCTCGAGGATCTCAAGATCCGCGCATTCATCATGAAGACGCTGCCGCAGGCCGCGATCTCCAAGGTGGTCATCGAGCGTCCGGCCAAGCTGGCCCGCATCTCCATCTTCGCTGCACGCCCCGGCGTGATCATCGGCAAGAAGGGTGCGGACATCGAGAAGCTGCGTTCGACGATCGGCAAGATGACGTCGTCGACCGTGTCGCTGAACATCGTCGAGATCCGCAAGCCGGAAGTCGATGCGCGTCTCGTCGCGCAGGGCATCGCCGATCAGCTCGAGCGTCGTATCGCTTTCCGTCGCGCTATGAAGCGTGCGGTTCAGTCGGCGATGCGTCTCGGTGCCGAAGGCATCCGGGTGAACTGCGGTGGCCGTCTTGGCGGCGCCGAGATCGCACGGTCGGAGAGCTATCGTGAGGGTCGGGTTCCGTTGCACACTCTGCGCGCGAACATCGATTATGCCGAGGCTACGGCGCACACGTCCTACGGCGTTTGCGGCGTGAAGGTCTGGGTCTTCAAGGGCGAGATTCTCGGCAACGATCCGACGTCGTACGACCGCATCATGATGGAGGCTCAAACCTCCGGCGTGCGGCCGCAGCGCGACGATCGTCGCTAA